One genomic region from Chondrinema litorale encodes:
- a CDS encoding TetR/AcrR family transcriptional regulator: MKQEIKSELTQQLIIDKAFNLFYKNGFKSTSIDKIMHATKLSKGAFYHHFKNKQDIGLAVISQRVQTRILNGMIKPLDSNQEPVELLKHVFTSKIKSFSMEEKQAGCPANNLINEIGDSELGYQLALRKIIDDWKQAIIKVIENGISTGSIKPEVDSAAVAIYLISAFEGIRGIRKLYQDDQILEEYLLGVGNYINQLK; encoded by the coding sequence ATGAAACAAGAAATTAAATCGGAACTTACACAGCAGTTGATCATCGACAAGGCATTTAACTTGTTTTATAAAAATGGTTTTAAATCCACCAGTATAGATAAAATAATGCATGCGACGAAGCTCTCTAAGGGTGCATTTTATCATCATTTTAAAAATAAGCAAGATATAGGTTTAGCAGTAATTAGCCAGCGGGTGCAAACCAGAATTCTTAATGGAATGATAAAACCTCTGGATTCAAACCAAGAACCTGTTGAGCTACTCAAGCATGTTTTTACTTCTAAAATCAAGTCTTTTTCGATGGAAGAAAAACAAGCGGGTTGCCCGGCAAATAACCTCATCAACGAAATAGGAGATAGTGAATTAGGCTACCAACTCGCTCTTCGAAAAATTATAGACGATTGGAAACAAGCCATTATCAAAGTAATTGAAAATGGAATAAGTACAGGTAGCATTAAACCCGAAGTGGATAGCGCCGCTGTAGCCATTTACCTGATTAGTGCTTTTGAAGGAATTCGAGGAATTAGAAAGCTTTATCAAGACGATCAGATATTGGAAGAATATCTTTTAGGAGTAGGAAATTATATTAATCAACTTAAATAA